The Pseudomonas sp. LFM046 region TCACGCCTTCATCGCCGAACACACCGACGGCGTCGAGGCCTACCTGAAGGCAGTGGACGCCACGCCCTGGGCGCAGATCGAGCAGCAGTCAGGTCTCACCCTGGATGAAATCGAAACGTCGGCGCGCATTTACCGTGACGCCGGCAGCGTGATCATCTGCTGGGCCATGGGCATCACCCAGCACCGCCACTCGGTGCCAACCATCCAGGAAATCGTCAACCTGCAGCTCCTGCGCGGCAACGTCGGCCGCCCCGGCGCCGGCCTCTGCCCGGTGCGCGGTCACAGCAACGTGCAGGGCGACCGCACCATGGGCATCAACGACCGCCCGCCGGCAGCGCTGCTGGATGCGCTGGAGCGACGCTTCGCCTTCAAGGTGCCTCGGGAGAACGGCCACAACACGGTGGAAGCCATCAACGCCATGCTCAATGGCGAGGCCAAGGTCTTCATCGGGCTTGGCGGCAACTTTGCCCAGGCGACGCCGGACAGCGCGCGAACCCATGCGGCACTGCAGAACTGCGAACTGACGGTGCAGATCAGCACCAAGCTCAACCGCAGCCACCTGACCGTGGGCCGCGATGCGTTGATCCTGCCGTGCCTTGGCCGTACCGATATCGATCGCCAGGCCGAAGGGCCCCAGGCGGTGACGGTGGAAGACTCCTTCAGCATGATCCACGCGTCCTACGGTCAGCTGGAGCCTTCCTCCCGCGAGATGCGTTCGGAGCCGGCCATCATCGCCGGCATCGCCAAGGCCACCCTGGGCAACCAGCCGGTGGACTGGGATGCGCTGATCGCTCATTACGACCGCATCCGCGAACTGATCGCCGACACCATTCCCGGCTTCCAGGACTTCAATACTCGCGTCCAGCACCCCGGCGGTTTCTACCTGGGCAATACCGCCAATGCCCGGAGTTGGAGCACCGCCAGCGGCCGCGCCAACTTCAGCGCCACGCCGCTGCCGGCAGACCTGCTCCACGAAAAGATCCGCAGCACCGGCGAAACGCCGCATCTGATCCTCCAGACCCTGCGCTCCCACGACCAGTACAACACCACCATCTACGGCCTGGACGACCGCTATCGCGGCGTGCGCGGCCAGCGCGAGGTGGTGTTCGCCAACGAGGCGGACATCCGTCGCCTGGGCTTCGAGCCGGGGCAGAAGGTGGACATGGTGACGCTCTGGGATGACGGCGTGGAACGCCGGGTGTCCGGCTTCAGCCTGCTGGCCTTCGATATCCCCACCGGCCAGGCCGCCGCCTATTACCCGGAAACCAACCCCCTGGTGCCGTTGGAAAGTTACGGCGACGGCAGCTACACCCCCACCTCCAAGTTCGTGGCGATCCGCCTTGAAGCCTCACGCGACAACGACCGCATCCTCTGAGGGAGCGGCCCGCCGCTGTAGGGTGCGCTGCGCGCACCGGGAATCCTGCGCGGAGTATTTGGTGCGCACAGCGCACCCTACATAGGTGCAATGAAGGCAATTAACTTTTAATGGAAATAAGAGAACTTTGTTTCGAGCAACTTTATTACCACGAAACAATTTGAAACATCGCTTTTAACGCTATATAAAGTGCCAACGAAAACGAAACTTTCACGGCACTTTGCTAGCATGCAAAAAGCCCGAAATGCAGGGCTTGAGAGGGCTGGAACAGAGCTCAGACTGTGAAGCAAAAAAAAAGTTCCGCCTTTAAAGTCGGAAGTGAAAAAAATGTGAAAAGTTGGTGTTTTTCGTCGCCTGACACTTGCGTAAGTAAATTCCCACAGTAAATATCGCCTCACCAAAACCACTGAGGCGATCCTCACCATGAAGTACACCTCGATCCTTCTTCTGTCTCTCGGCCTGGCCAGCGGCAGCGTCTTTGCGGGCGGCAATACCGATGCCGGTATTGGTGGCGCGCTGGGCGGGGTCCTGGGGTCCGCTGTCGGCAACGCAGTTGGCGGCAGCACCGGTGCAGCCATCGGCGCTGGCGTGGGCGGTGCAGCGGGCGGTGCAGTCGCTGCCCCGCGCCATAACCGTACTGAAGCCGCCATCGGCGGTGGCCTGGGCGCTGCTGGCGGCCAAGTCCTCGGCCGGCAGATGGGCGGCACCACGGGCGGCCTGATTGGTGCGGCCCTGGGTGGTGGCGCGGGCGGTGCCCTGGGCAACCACTACGCCAACGAGAGCCGCGAAGACGACTACTACGATGACGGCCACCGCCATTATCGTCGTGCCTACTACGACCACCCCGGTCGCGGCCATGCCTGGGGCCATCGCAAGCACAAGCACCGCTGGCATGACGACGACGACGATTGATCAACGCCATCCACTGAAAAAGCCCGCTCCCAGCGGGCTTTTTCTACAGGCCTGAGGCCTGGTCGAGCGACATCCGCCCCCCTTTCGAATCCATAATCCGACCTGCGTCATGATGCCCCGGAGAAACCGCGGGACCATGGACTTCCTCTTTGAAATGGAGACTTAGCAAGATGCGCAAAGCAGTAACCGCCCTCGCCCTCAGCCTGCTGGCAACCCAGGCCGTAGTGGCCGGCGAGACCACCAACAACGCGATCGGCGGCGGCATTGGCGGCGCTCTGGGCAACGTCGTCGGCAACGCCATCGGCGGCGGCACTGGCGCGGCCATCGGCGCCGGCCTGGGTGGTGCGGCCGGTAGTGCCATGACCGCCAAGAGCGGCCGCAAGACCGAAGCCGCCATCGGCGGTGGTCTGGGTGCCGCAGGCGGCTCGGTAGCCGGCCGCGCACTGGGCGGCTCCACCGGTTCGGCCATCGGCGCCGGCCTGGGCGGCGCGGCTGGTGGTGCCATTGCCACCGAGCTGAGCAAGGACAATGACCACGACGGTCACCACCACAAGCATCGCAAGCATCGCCACGACTAAGCGTGCGCCCATGAAAAAGCCCGGCATCTGCCGGGCTTTTTCATTACAGGCGGAACATCAGACGAGCTGTTCGGCGCGTGCCTCATCCACATCACCGCTGGCCATGCAGGCAGCTGCGGTGAAGAGCACGTCGGTGGAGGAGTTCAGCGCGGTCTCGGCGGCATCCTGGAGGATGCCGATGATGAAGCCCACGGCCACCACCTGCATGGCCACCTCGCTGGGGATGCCGAACAGGCTGCAGGCCAACGGGATCAGCAGCAGCGAGCCACCGGCCACGCCGGACGCGCCGCAGGCGCAGATGGAAGCCACCACGCTGAGGAGGATGGCGGTGGGGATATCCACCGCGATGCCGAGGGTCTTCACCGCCGCCAGGGTCAGCACGGTGATGGTGATGGCCGCACCGGCCATGTTGATGGTGGCACCCAGGGGAATGGAGACCGAGTAGGTGTCCTCATGCAGGCCGAGCTTCTCGGACAGCTGCAGGTTCACCGGGATGTTCGCCGCCGAGCTGCGGGTGAAGAAGGCGGTGATGCCGCTTTCGCGCAGGCAGGTCAGTACCAGCGGATAGGGGTTGCGGCGAATCTTCCAGAACACGATCAGCGGGTTGACCACGAAGGCCACGAACAGCATGCAGCCCAGCAGCACCGCCAGCAGGTGGGCGTAGTCGGCCAGCACACCGATGCCGTTCTCCGCCAGGGTGGACGCCACCAGGCCGAAGATGCCCAGCGGGGCGAAGCTGATCACCACGCGGACGATCAGCGACACGCCATGGGACAGGTCGCTGAACACATTGCGGGTGGTTTCGCTGCCCTGGCGGATGGCGATGCCCAGGCCCACGGCCCAGACCAGGATGCCGATGAAGTTGGCTTCCATCAGCGCAGTCACCGGGTTGGCCACGGCGCTGCCCAGCAGGCTCAGCAAGACCTCGGAGATATTGCCGGGCGGCGCCAGGTCAGCGGCGCCGCTGGACAGGGTGAGGGTGGACGGGAAGATGCTGGAGGCCAGCACCGCCACCACGGCGGCGGAGAAGGTGCCGATCAGGTAGAGGAACAGGATCGGGCGGATATGGGTGCGCTCGCCCGGCTTGTGGTTGGCGATGGCGGCGATCACCAGGACGAACACCAGCACCGGCGCCACGGCCTTCAGGGCCATGACGAAGAGCTTGCCGAGCAGGCCGACGGCGCTGGCGTATTCGGGCGAGGTCAGGGACAGGGCGATGCCGGCGATCAGGCCGATGATGATACGGGTCACCAGGCTGGTGCGTTTCAGGCGTTGCAGGATGGAGCCGTTTGCAGGGGTCATGGCAGGTACCGCTGAACGTCGGGCCGCGCAGGGCAGCCCGGAGTGGACATTGAATCCCGAGGACGTCCCGCATTCACTGCCGCAAATCAAGCGAAAAAGAAAAAGCCGCGCCGCGTGGTGTTCACCTCGCAGCCGGACGGGACGTATCGGGTTTGGCGCGCATTGTGCTGATTCACGCCTGGGATGGGTAGCCCGGACGGCCAAATGATCGACGGGATGTCGCCATTCCGGCCGTTTCGGGTCGATTGGGTGAAAGTTGTCTGTAGGGGCGAATTCATTCGCCATGCAGGCCGCAGGTCTGCCTCTCGGCCTATCAGGGGGCAGCTACGCTGCCCTTGGCGAATGAATTCGCCCCTACAACGAAGGGAGTTCAGCCCTGCACCACCAACTCCGCCAACGACGCGCGCAGGCCGTCGGGAATCGCCACCGGCCGATTGCTCTCGCGGTCGACGAACACATGCACGAAGCGCCCCGCCGCGCAGGCCTCATCCTCGCCCTGCTTGAAGATCGCCAGTTCGTACTGCACCGAGCTGTTGCCCAGCTTGCCCACCCGCAGCCCAACCTCGATACGGTCGGGAAAGGCGATGGAGGCGAAATAATCGCAGGAGGAGCTGACCACGAAGCCCACCACTCCACCCTCGTGGATATCCAGGCCGCCCCGCTCGATCAGGTAGGTGTTCACTGCACTGTCGAAGTAGCCGTAATAGACCACGTTGTTCACATGGCCGTAGAGGTCGTTGTCGTGCCAGCGCGTGGTGATGGGCTGGAAGTGGCGGTAGTCGCCGCGCAAGTGCTGGGGTTCGCTCATCTCGGTTCCTTGTCGTGACCGGCGCCCACTCAATAGGCCGCCTGGTAGATGGCCAGGGCATCGTGCTCGCTGACCTCGCGGGGATTATTCACCAGCAGGCGTTGCTGCAACATGGCGTCGCTGGCCAGTGTCGGCAGCATGGCCTCGGGCACGCCCGCATCACGCAGGCGGGTGGGCAGGCCGCTGCGCTGGCTGAAGTCCGCCAGTTCGACGATCAGTTGCTCGGCGAGGCACGCCTCGCTGCCCGGCTTGAGCTTGTGCCCGAGCACCAGCGGCGCCAGCTCGGCGTAGAGCGGCGCCGCTACCTCGGCGTTGAAGCCCAGCACATGGGGCAGCACCAACGCATTCGACAGGCCATGGGGAATGTGGAAATGCCCACCCAGCGGGTAGGCCAGGGCATGCACCGCCGCCACCGGGGCGTTGGCGAAGGCCTGCCCGGCGAGACAAGCGCCCAGCAACATGGCTTGGCGGGCCTCGCGGTTTTTCCCGTCGTGCACCACCGCGTCCAGATTGCCGGCCAGCAGACGCAGGGCCTCGCGGGCCAGCAGGTCGGACAGCGGATTCTTCTTCAGGCGGCTGGTGTAGGCTTCGATGGCGTGGACCATGGCATCGATACCGGTCGCCGCCGTGACCGCCGCCGGGAGGCCGAGGGTGAGGTCGGCGTCCAGCAGGGCCAGATCCGGCAGCAACAGGGGTGACACCACGCCCATCTTGGAGGTCGCGCCGGTGGTGACGATGGCGATGGGCGTCACCTCGGAGCCGGTGCCAGCGGTGGTCGGCACCTGCACCAGCGACAGTCGCCGGCCTCTGGCATTGCCAACACCGTAGATCTCCGCCATCTCCTGGCGACACTCCGGGTGCGCCAGCAGGGCCACCAGCTTGGCCACGTCCATGGAACTGCCGCCACCGAAGCCCACCACCAGCTCGACCCCCAGGGTCCGCGCCAGTTCCACGGCCTCCAGCACCACGGACTCCGGCGGGTCGGCCTGGACCCGGTCGTAGATCGCCACGGTCAGGCCCGCGCCAGCGAAGCCAGGGAGGATGTCGTCCAGCATGCCGAGACGGGTGATGCCGGGGTCGGTGATCAGCAGCACGCGGCGGGCGCCGCGTTCACGGCAGAGGTCGGCCAGGCGCAGGGCCGAGCCGAACTCGCAGAGGATCTGTGCGGTGGTCGCGAAACTGAAGGGCTGCATCGGGGCGTCCTCCTTTGTTGTTTTCGGGGTGCGCCGCACTGGGGCGGCGCACCGGCTCGCAGCGTCAGAAGGCGAAATGGTCTTCCGGCAGTGCCATCAGGCAATCCGCGCCGCCCAGCAGGGCCTCGCGGTGGCCGCTGGCCCGTGGCAATACGCGGCGCAGGTAGAAACGCGCGCTGTGCAGCTTGGCCTGGTAGAAATCCCCCTCCGAAGTACCGGCCTCCAGGGCGTCCCGTGCCCGTGCCGCCGCCTGCAACCAGAAGCCCGCCAGCAGCACATAGGCCGAGTACTGGAGGAAATCCACCGAGGCGGCGCCGATTTCCTCGGGGTTGTCCCGCACCCGGTCCAACAGGGTGGCGGTCAGGGCACGCCACTCCTGCAGGCGCGCCAGCACCGCACCGGCCAGCTCTGCCAGTTCGGTGCGTCCGGCCTGGGCATCGGCCAGGGCGGCGAACTCGTCCTGCAGGGCGGCCAGCTCGGCGCCGCCATCGCCCATCAGCTTGCGGCGGATCAGGTCCAGGGCCTGGATGCCGTTGGTGCCCTCGTAGATCTGGGTGATGCGGCTGTCGCGCATCAGTTGCTCCATGCCCCACTCGCGGATGAAGCCGTGGCCGCCGTATATCTGCACGCCGAGACTGGCCACTTCCTGCCCCATGTCGGTGAGGAAGGCTTTGACGATGGGAATCAGCAGCGCCGCGCGGCGGCCAGCGGCCTTGCGCTGGGCGGCGTCCGGGTGGCCGTGTTCCAGGTCCAGCTGGCGGGCGCAGTACGCGGCCAGCATGCGGCTACCCTCCACCAGGGTTTTCTGGGTCAGCAGCATGCGCCGTACATCCGGGTGGTGGATGATCGGGTCAGCCGGTTTGTCCGGCGCCGCCGGGCCGCTCAGGGCGCGGGATTGCAGACGCTCGCGGGCGTAGCTCAGCGCCCCCTGGAAAGCCTGCTCACCGATGCCGAGGCCCTGCAGGCCAACCTGGAAGCGCGCGTCGTTCATCATGGTGAACATGCAGGCCAGGCCCTGGTTGGCTTCGCCGATCAGCCAGCCGGTGGCGCCGTCGAAGTTCATCACGCAGGTGGCGGCGCCCTTGATGCCCATCTTGTGCTCGATGGCACCGCAGGACAGGGCGTTCTTCGCCCCCGGCGTGCCGTCAGGATTGGCGACGAACTTGGGCACCAGCAGCAGGCTGATGCCCTTCACCCCGGCCGGGGCATCCGGCAGACGCGCCAGCACCAGGTGGACGATGTTCTCGGAAAGATCCTGCTCACCGCCGCTGATGAAAATCTTGCTGCCGCTGACCCTGTAGCTGCCGTCCGCCTGGGGCTCGGCGCGGGTGCGCAGCAGGGCCAGGTCGGTGCCGGCCTGGGGTTCGGTGAGGCACATGGTGCCGGTCCACTGGCCACTCACCAGCTTGCTCAGGTAGGCCTGTTTCAGTTCGTCGCTGCCGTGCTTGTGCAGCGCCAGCACGGCACCTTCGGTCAGGCCCGAGTAGACGCGGAAGGACAGGCTGGCGCCCATCAGCATCTCGTGGAAGTTGCACGCAACCATCTGCGGGAAGCCCTGGCCGCCGAACTCCAGCGGGCCAGTCATGCTCGCCCAGCCGTTGTCGCAATACTGCCGGTAAGCCTCGCGGAAGCCCCTGGGCGTGGTCACCTCGCCGTTTTCCAGGCGCACGCCCTCCTCGTCGCCATTGCGGTTCAGCGGCGAAACCACTTCCCCGGCGTAACGCGCGCCCTCTTCCAGCACGCCGTCGACCAACTCGCGGTCCAGGCCGTTGCCCAACAGTTCGCAATGGGCGGCAACATCGAAGAGTTCGTGAAGCACGAAGCGCATGTCGCGCAGGGGTGCCTGGTAGGTCATGGAGGGCCCTCTTGTCGTTCTGATGGGGAGACAAAAACGCCAATCACCTTAAGGAAGCCGCTACTATTTTTGAAATTTAGTCTTGTGATAGATGGCATTCCTCGCGTGAATATCTCCAACTTCGACCTCAACCTGCTGCGGGTGCTCGATGCCCTGCTGCGTGAGCGCAACGTTTCCCGCGCGGCGGAGCGCCTGTCCCTCAGCCAGCCAGCGGTGAGCAACGCCCTGAACCGCCTGCGGGAGCTGCTCGGCGATCCCCTGCTGGTGCGGGTGGGCCGCGCCATGCAGCCGACGCCGCGAGCCCTGGCCCTGGAAACGCCGATCCGTTCCGCGCTCAAGCAGATCGAGCAGAGCCTGGTGATCGGCGAAGGCTTCGACCCGGCGCGCAGCCGCCAGCGCTTCACCATCGCCCTCACCGACTATGTGGAACTCATCTGCATGCCGCGCCTGCTGCAGCAACTGGCGGAGGAGGCACCGGGGGTGACGATCGCTATCCGCCACCTGTCCCCCAGCCTGCCCGCCGCCGCACTGGACCAGGGGGAACTGGACCTGGTGCTGGGGCGCTTCGAGAGCATTCCCTCGCGCTTCGCCAGCCGCCGCTGGATGAGCGAGACCCTGCGCCTGGTGGCCCGTCGTGATCACCCGCACCTGCAGGAGGCGCCCGACCTGGCGGCCTTCCTCAGGCTACGCCACCTCTGGGTGCACGGTGGCCAGACCAAAGGCATGGTGGATCAGTGGCTGGGGGAACAAGGGCTGGCGCGGGACATCGTCTACACCACGCCGAACTACCTGCAGGCGGCCCATATCGTGGCCGACACCGACCTGACCGTGGTGCTGCCGACCCGGCTGGCCCACCACTTCGCCAGCCTGCTGCCCTTGCAGGTGCAGCCCCTGCCCTTCGCCCTCGGCAGCTTCCACCTGGACCTGGTGAGCGTGGCGCAACGTGAGGAGGACGAGGCCCTGCAATGGCTGATCGAGCGGTTGATGGCCATCGGGCGCAATTGAAGGGATCGCGTAGGGTGTGCTGTGCGCACCGAAACGTATGCACAAGCCCCTTGGTGCGCACGGTGCACCCTACCCACTGATATCGCAGATATGAAAACGCCGCCGCTGCGCAGAGGCAGCGGCGGCGATTCGTGGGGTTTGTAGGAGCGATTTCATTCGCGATTGAAATCGCACCCACAGCCCGGCGTCAGAACCGGTCGCGGATCACCGCTTCGTCGAAGGCCAGCTTGCCGATGCGCGGCTTGGGTTCGACGGCCTGCTTGCCCACAGCCACCATCAGGCCGATTGCGTGGTTTTCCGGCAGGCGGATCAGGTCGGCCACGGCGTCGAAGTCGAAGCCGTCCATGGGGCAGCTGTCCAGGCCCTTGCCACGGGCAGCGAGCATCAGGGTCTGGGCTACCAGGCCGCAGCTGCGCATCACTTCATCGCGCTGCACCCGGGGCTTGTCGCGGTAGTAGGTGTCGATGGCGCCGGCCATGAAGTCCTGTACCGGCTGCGGCGCTTCAGCCCAGACGCGGGCGGCGTCCTTTTCCCAGGCGTCGAGGCGGGCGCAGACGATCACCAGCATCGAGGCCTCGGTCACCTGGGCCTGGTCCCAGGCCACGTCGCGGATGCGCTGGCGCAGGGCCGGATCGCTGACTTCCACCAGGCGCACGTGCTGCAGGTTGAAGGCGGTGGGCGCCAGCAGGGCCAGTTGCAGGAGTTCGTCCTTCTCCTCGCGGCTCAGGCTGTGGCTGGTGTCGTAGCCCTTGATCGCACGGCGGCTGCGGATGGCTTCATCAATGTGCATGGAAAGCTCCTGGGTTTGGCGAGGTGAAAAGTGGCGCCATCCTAAGTAGCCGACGCCCCTTCTACCAACACTGATTAACGATGGAACCGATCGAAAAATCGGGATGCCGCCCGGACCTCAGCCCAGGTGGCGGTTCACCCAGTCGCGCACCTCGGCGTAGGGGTAGGCTTCCAGCGCGGCGAACCCCGTCAGGCTGCGCGCCTTGAGGCGGGTGAAGAGCGGGGCGGTGATGCCGCAGAGCAGCCGGGTCAGGCACTCGGCGCCGGGCGGAGCACCCTTCAGGTCCTCGAAGCGACGGATGAACGTGCCGCACAGGGCCTGGAAGTCCTGCCCGTCCAGCGATGGTAGTGCCGGCGGCTCCGGCAGGCGCGCCACCCGGCCCTGGCAGACGGAGCAGTGACCACAACGCTCCGGCACGTCGTGGTCACCGAAGTAATGGGCCAGCCGCGCACTCAGGCACTGCTCGCTGGCGAAGAGCTGCAACATCGCCTGGATGCGGGCGATCTCGCTGTCCTCCTGCTGGCGGAAGTAGCGGTGCAGCTCCCCGGCCAGGGACTCGGCCTCGAAGTCGGCCTTCAGCACCGCATAGACCTCGGTCATCTGCTTGCTTTCCAGTTCGATCCAGCCGCGTTCCTGAAAGTAGTCCAGGGCTTTCACCACCCGGGCGCGCTCGGCGCTGTGGTCGCCGTAAAGACGGTCGAAATCCACCGTGCACCAGGTGCGGGCGCGGGTGGAGGTCGTCACCAGGGCTTCGACGAACTGGCGACGCTCACCCTCGAACTGCTGCACCAGGGCTTCGGGTTCCAGCAGGTACTTGAAGCGGTATTCGGCGAAGTAGG contains the following coding sequences:
- a CDS encoding nitroreductase family protein, with translation MHIDEAIRSRRAIKGYDTSHSLSREEKDELLQLALLAPTAFNLQHVRLVEVSDPALRQRIRDVAWDQAQVTEASMLVIVCARLDAWEKDAARVWAEAPQPVQDFMAGAIDTYYRDKPRVQRDEVMRSCGLVAQTLMLAARGKGLDSCPMDGFDFDAVADLIRLPENHAIGLMVAVGKQAVEPKPRIGKLAFDEAVIRDRF
- a CDS encoding acyl-CoA dehydrogenase C-terminal domain-containing protein, which gives rise to MTYQAPLRDMRFVLHELFDVAAHCELLGNGLDRELVDGVLEEGARYAGEVVSPLNRNGDEEGVRLENGEVTTPRGFREAYRQYCDNGWASMTGPLEFGGQGFPQMVACNFHEMLMGASLSFRVYSGLTEGAVLALHKHGSDELKQAYLSKLVSGQWTGTMCLTEPQAGTDLALLRTRAEPQADGSYRVSGSKIFISGGEQDLSENIVHLVLARLPDAPAGVKGISLLLVPKFVANPDGTPGAKNALSCGAIEHKMGIKGAATCVMNFDGATGWLIGEANQGLACMFTMMNDARFQVGLQGLGIGEQAFQGALSYARERLQSRALSGPAAPDKPADPIIHHPDVRRMLLTQKTLVEGSRMLAAYCARQLDLEHGHPDAAQRKAAGRRAALLIPIVKAFLTDMGQEVASLGVQIYGGHGFIREWGMEQLMRDSRITQIYEGTNGIQALDLIRRKLMGDGGAELAALQDEFAALADAQAGRTELAELAGAVLARLQEWRALTATLLDRVRDNPEEIGAASVDFLQYSAYVLLAGFWLQAAARARDALEAGTSEGDFYQAKLHSARFYLRRVLPRASGHREALLGGADCLMALPEDHFAF
- a CDS encoding LysR family transcriptional regulator, whose protein sequence is MNISNFDLNLLRVLDALLRERNVSRAAERLSLSQPAVSNALNRLRELLGDPLLVRVGRAMQPTPRALALETPIRSALKQIEQSLVIGEGFDPARSRQRFTIALTDYVELICMPRLLQQLAEEAPGVTIAIRHLSPSLPAAALDQGELDLVLGRFESIPSRFASRRWMSETLRLVARRDHPHLQEAPDLAAFLRLRHLWVHGGQTKGMVDQWLGEQGLARDIVYTTPNYLQAAHIVADTDLTVVLPTRLAHHFASLLPLQVQPLPFALGSFHLDLVSVAQREEDEALQWLIERLMAIGRN
- a CDS encoding thioesterase family protein — protein: MSEPQHLRGDYRHFQPITTRWHDNDLYGHVNNVVYYGYFDSAVNTYLIERGGLDIHEGGVVGFVVSSSCDYFASIAFPDRIEVGLRVGKLGNSSVQYELAIFKQGEDEACAAGRFVHVFVDRESNRPVAIPDGLRASLAELVVQG
- a CDS encoding glycine zipper domain-containing protein is translated as MRKAVTALALSLLATQAVVAGETTNNAIGGGIGGALGNVVGNAIGGGTGAAIGAGLGGAAGSAMTAKSGRKTEAAIGGGLGAAGGSVAGRALGGSTGSAIGAGLGGAAGGAIATELSKDNDHDGHHHKHRKHRHD
- a CDS encoding iron-containing alcohol dehydrogenase, producing MQPFSFATTAQILCEFGSALRLADLCRERGARRVLLITDPGITRLGMLDDILPGFAGAGLTVAIYDRVQADPPESVVLEAVELARTLGVELVVGFGGGSSMDVAKLVALLAHPECRQEMAEIYGVGNARGRRLSLVQVPTTAGTGSEVTPIAIVTTGATSKMGVVSPLLLPDLALLDADLTLGLPAAVTAATGIDAMVHAIEAYTSRLKKNPLSDLLAREALRLLAGNLDAVVHDGKNREARQAMLLGACLAGQAFANAPVAAVHALAYPLGGHFHIPHGLSNALVLPHVLGFNAEVAAPLYAELAPLVLGHKLKPGSEACLAEQLIVELADFSQRSGLPTRLRDAGVPEAMLPTLASDAMLQQRLLVNNPREVSEHDALAIYQAAY
- a CDS encoding FdhF/YdeP family oxidoreductase — protein: MSLQPVEPRYKPYKGAAAGWGALKSVTRFWLDSKQPFKNLRALLKTNQNGGFDCPGCAWGDSPEDGRIKFCENGAKAVNWEATKRRVDATFFARYSVSQLREQSDYWLEYQGRLTQPMRYDRQTDHYVPISWDDAFALAARHLQNLESPHQAEFYTSGRASNEAAYLYQLFVRAFGTNNFPDCSNMCHEASGVALGQSVGVGKGTVTFHDFEHADAIFVLGQNPGTNHPRMLEPLREAVKRGAQVVCFNPLKERGLERFQHPQHALEMLSNGSRPLNTAFFRPALGGDMAAIRGIAKFLLQWEREAQAKGETPVFDHAFIAEHTDGVEAYLKAVDATPWAQIEQQSGLTLDEIETSARIYRDAGSVIICWAMGITQHRHSVPTIQEIVNLQLLRGNVGRPGAGLCPVRGHSNVQGDRTMGINDRPPAALLDALERRFAFKVPRENGHNTVEAINAMLNGEAKVFIGLGGNFAQATPDSARTHAALQNCELTVQISTKLNRSHLTVGRDALILPCLGRTDIDRQAEGPQAVTVEDSFSMIHASYGQLEPSSREMRSEPAIIAGIAKATLGNQPVDWDALIAHYDRIRELIADTIPGFQDFNTRVQHPGGFYLGNTANARSWSTASGRANFSATPLPADLLHEKIRSTGETPHLILQTLRSHDQYNTTIYGLDDRYRGVRGQREVVFANEADIRRLGFEPGQKVDMVTLWDDGVERRVSGFSLLAFDIPTGQAAAYYPETNPLVPLESYGDGSYTPTSKFVAIRLEASRDNDRIL
- the sstT gene encoding serine/threonine transporter SstT, translated to MTPANGSILQRLKRTSLVTRIIIGLIAGIALSLTSPEYASAVGLLGKLFVMALKAVAPVLVFVLVIAAIANHKPGERTHIRPILFLYLIGTFSAAVVAVLASSIFPSTLTLSSGAADLAPPGNISEVLLSLLGSAVANPVTALMEANFIGILVWAVGLGIAIRQGSETTRNVFSDLSHGVSLIVRVVISFAPLGIFGLVASTLAENGIGVLADYAHLLAVLLGCMLFVAFVVNPLIVFWKIRRNPYPLVLTCLRESGITAFFTRSSAANIPVNLQLSEKLGLHEDTYSVSIPLGATINMAGAAITITVLTLAAVKTLGIAVDIPTAILLSVVASICACGASGVAGGSLLLIPLACSLFGIPSEVAMQVVAVGFIIGILQDAAETALNSSTDVLFTAAACMASGDVDEARAEQLV